The following coding sequences lie in one Monomorium pharaonis isolate MP-MQ-018 chromosome 1, ASM1337386v2, whole genome shotgun sequence genomic window:
- the LOC118646409 gene encoding putative uncharacterized protein DDB_G0282133, whose translation MFCDKTNNKNNIKDFACLTKNAPAVDDNSNTLIGNSNNMMSDSLLAVNATLNIGTNVISEIEEGTYILSSNNCDNEQCNINQKSDCNLTLCDQTCDKDNIKDSACLAEDAFPVDDNFITLVVDSSNNMMNDSLLAVNDTLNIGINVISEIEEGTYILSSNNCDNQQCDTNQKSDLTLCDKINEDNIKDSAYLTEDAFLIDNNFNTLVVGSSNNMMRESLINNASICFTTTSNVNHDVENVSKISYKPSHITQGAKYCDKFNSIVTSEYFSVSGRRG comes from the exons atgttttgtgataaaactaataacaaaaataatattaaagattttgcGTGTTTGACTAAAAATGCTCCTGCTGTCGATGATAATTCTAATACATTGATTGGTAATAGCAACAACATGATGAGTG ATTCATTGTTAGCTGTTAATGCTACATTAAATATTGGAACAAATGTGATATCTGAAATCGAAGAAGGCACTTACATTTTGTCAAGTAATAACTGTGATAATGAACAGTGCAATATAAATCAGAAGtctgattgtaatttaacgcTTTGTGATCAAACTTGTgacaaagataatattaaagattctGCGTGTTTGGCTGAAGATGCTTTTCCTGTCGATGATAATTTCATTACATTAGTTGTAGATAGTAGCAACAACATGATGAATG ATTCATTGTTAGCTGTTAatgatacattaaatattggaATAAATGTGATATCTGAAATCGAAGAAGGCACTTACATTTTGTCAAGCAATAACTGTGATAATCAACAGTGTGATACAAACCAAAAGTCTGATTTGACGctttgtgataaaataaatgaagataatattaaagattctGCGTATTTGACTGAAGATGCTTTTCTTAtcgataataatttcaatacatTAGTTGTAGGTAGTAGCAACAATATGATGAGAG aatcactaattaataacgctTCTATCTGTTTTACTACTACATCAAATGTGAATCACGATGTCGAAAATGTTTCGAAGATATCGTATAAGCCCTCTCATATAACACAGGGCGCTAAATattgtgataaatttaactcTATTGTTACGTCCGAATATTTTAGTGTGAGTGGACGTAGGGGATGA